The Exiguobacterium aurantiacum DSM 6208 genome includes a window with the following:
- a CDS encoding ABC1 kinase family protein → MKRIALFRIWIIVTMFARFIIKIYAFSRKQQQGLASQEEYEALMLQLAREYKRNALRLEGLLIKLGQFLSIRADLLPPSVLNELSELVDRVPTSGWDKSRAILEADWGVPYTQVVKDVDIEAVASASIGEVYGATLLENGKRVALKIQRPDIEKIIRTDFKAMRIVTTMLKRTALAKSTDLDSLYRQMIFVIGDELNFQTELKNAHYFKAKYADNTNVYIPDYYDHLCTNRVLTMDWVDARRITDLAFLKENNIDRSALAERLFTMAAEQLLFGGKFHADPHPGNVQIRADGTIILLDFGMVGSTTPQDMATIRKILQAFISLDYDGVVDGLEDLRFLLPTANKHNIRQALEKAVTFYLETDIETVDTKLIEKVLQDIQLLVKNEPIQLPAEFAFFGRAASTLLGILQILDSKIDLFTLGKPIVIQWLEADGTTIQNRYVMTALNYGKKLLNVPPLLDNYLKEPTRKRLSEQAMFQRQLESKELLHRQTFNSGVIILGLLVGLFGYVRPDEWLFWSGGVVAVLAYFNARRLGRKIRHLARQDFRV, encoded by the coding sequence ATGAAACGAATCGCTTTGTTCCGCATATGGATTATCGTCACAATGTTCGCCCGATTCATCATCAAAATTTACGCCTTCTCGCGCAAACAGCAGCAAGGTCTCGCCTCCCAAGAAGAGTATGAGGCACTCATGCTTCAGCTCGCCCGCGAGTACAAACGGAACGCCCTTCGCTTGGAAGGTCTTCTCATCAAACTCGGTCAATTTTTGTCGATTCGGGCCGACTTGTTACCACCGTCCGTGCTCAACGAATTGTCCGAACTCGTCGACCGCGTCCCGACGTCCGGTTGGGATAAGTCACGGGCCATTCTCGAGGCCGACTGGGGCGTCCCCTATACGCAAGTCGTCAAAGACGTCGATATCGAGGCCGTCGCCTCCGCCTCAATCGGCGAAGTGTACGGCGCGACGCTACTCGAAAACGGCAAGCGGGTCGCGTTGAAAATCCAACGTCCGGACATCGAAAAAATCATTCGAACCGACTTTAAGGCGATGCGCATCGTCACGACAATGCTCAAGCGGACTGCTCTCGCAAAATCGACCGACTTAGATAGCTTATATCGCCAAATGATTTTTGTCATCGGGGATGAATTAAATTTTCAGACCGAATTGAAAAACGCCCATTATTTCAAGGCGAAGTACGCTGACAACACGAATGTCTACATCCCGGATTACTACGATCACTTATGTACGAACCGCGTCCTCACGATGGATTGGGTCGACGCGCGCCGAATCACCGACCTCGCCTTCTTAAAAGAAAACAATATCGACCGCTCGGCCTTGGCCGAACGACTGTTTACGATGGCGGCCGAACAACTTCTGTTCGGCGGAAAGTTCCACGCCGACCCGCATCCCGGAAACGTTCAAATCCGCGCCGACGGGACGATCATCTTACTCGACTTCGGCATGGTCGGATCGACGACACCGCAAGATATGGCGACGATCCGGAAGATTTTGCAAGCGTTCATCTCACTCGACTACGACGGCGTCGTCGATGGGCTCGAGGATTTACGCTTCCTCTTGCCGACAGCGAACAAGCATAACATCCGGCAAGCGCTCGAAAAGGCCGTCACTTTTTACTTAGAGACCGACATTGAAACGGTCGATACGAAGTTGATCGAGAAAGTGTTGCAAGATATCCAGCTTCTCGTCAAAAATGAGCCGATTCAACTTCCGGCCGAGTTCGCGTTCTTCGGCCGGGCCGCCTCGACACTGCTCGGCATCCTGCAAATTTTGGACTCGAAAATCGATTTGTTCACGCTCGGGAAGCCGATCGTCATCCAATGGCTCGAAGCGGACGGGACGACGATTCAAAACCGCTACGTCATGACGGCGCTCAATTACGGCAAAAAGTTATTGAACGTCCCGCCACTGCTCGACAACTATTTGAAAGAACCGACGCGTAAGCGCCTGTCCGAACAAGCGATGTTCCAGCGCCAACTCGAATCAAAAGAACTGCTCCATCGCCAGACGTTCAACTCGGGCGTCATCATCCTCGGCTTGCTCGTCGGACTGTTCGGCTATGTCCGTCCAGATGAGTGGCTGTTCTGGTCAGGTGGGGTCGTCGCTGTCCTCGCCTACTTCAACGCAAGACGCCTCGGCCGCAAAATCCGCCACTTGGCCCGGCAAGATTTCCGCGTCTGA
- a CDS encoding trimeric intracellular cation channel family protein, whose amino-acid sequence MFMEWELLNVVGTVAFAASGAIIAMDEKYDIFGVWLLAFTTAFGGGAIRNVLLGNPVSLIWQQNDLFILCFLVALLIFLLPSVVLPHWERWGVIVDAIGLVAFAFQGAQVAIKLDLPLSAAIAAAVLTGVGGGVVRDLLAGRKPLVLQSEVYAIWAIIIAVVTYYFQLEGGLPVYALLIVVATLRVISYYRQWNLPARKVR is encoded by the coding sequence ATGTTCATGGAATGGGAATTACTCAACGTCGTCGGGACGGTTGCGTTCGCGGCGAGTGGTGCCATCATCGCGATGGACGAAAAGTACGATATTTTTGGGGTATGGCTGCTCGCCTTCACGACAGCGTTCGGCGGCGGTGCGATCCGAAACGTTTTGCTCGGCAACCCCGTCAGTTTAATTTGGCAACAAAATGACTTATTCATCCTTTGTTTTCTCGTCGCCCTGCTCATCTTCCTGCTGCCGAGCGTCGTCTTGCCGCACTGGGAACGATGGGGGGTCATCGTCGATGCGATTGGACTCGTCGCCTTCGCTTTCCAAGGGGCGCAAGTCGCCATCAAGCTCGACTTGCCGCTCTCGGCGGCGATCGCGGCCGCGGTTCTCACGGGAGTAGGGGGCGGGGTCGTCCGTGATTTGCTCGCGGGAAGAAAGCCGCTCGTTCTTCAATCGGAAGTGTATGCGATCTGGGCGATCATCATTGCCGTCGTCACATACTACTTCCAGCTGGAAGGCGGACTGCCGGTTTATGCGTTGCTCATTGTCGTCGCGACGCTTCGAGTGATATCCTACTATCGACAGTGGAATTTACCAGCACGTAAAGTAAGATAA
- a CDS encoding DUF423 domain-containing protein — MKLLLIIGAALMALGVALGAFGAHALKEKVTPNMLANWQTGVLYHMIHAIGIIALASILMRVSISQFNTAGWLMLAGIVFFSGSLYVMALTGITKLGAITPIGGVLFIAAWVFVIIGALKL; from the coding sequence ATGAAATTGTTATTGATCATCGGCGCGGCCTTGATGGCACTCGGCGTCGCCTTAGGGGCGTTTGGCGCCCATGCGTTGAAAGAGAAGGTCACACCGAACATGCTCGCGAACTGGCAGACGGGTGTGTTGTATCACATGATTCACGCCATCGGGATCATCGCATTAGCAAGCATCTTGATGAGAGTGAGCATCAGCCAGTTCAACACGGCGGGTTGGCTCATGTTGGCCGGAATCGTCTTTTTCTCGGGCAGCTTGTATGTCATGGCACTCACTGGCATCACGAAGCTAGGCGCCATCACACCGATCGGCGGTGTGTTGTTCATCGCGGCGTGGGTGTTCGTCATCATCGGCGCGCTCAAATTGTAA
- a CDS encoding murein hydrolase activator EnvC family protein, giving the protein MSALINWKRTVSTLTLSALLLGSHSVADASTIKEKQEQQKKVQDQRKNVKDNQANTSSKIQENNQEISKVQEEVNKMDAQLQDIIYDVAAKRQEIKRTEMKIEDLEADIKAYQKKMEAQEAMMRERMATMQINGGGSINWAEFIFGSKNFSDLITRMITAGTIQRSDQELFNDYEATRQSLQEAQAALKEQRASLLEQQKALEARQADLEKKMKEREARIKELEEKNIEFETQIFDLQEIEATLIAQEEAIAAEIEAQRREEEEARRRAEEAARQEAARKAEEARLAEEAKAEAARQEAARQEAARQEAARAEAARQAAAQQKQNSNNSTQSSASSNQTTQNSTPAPKPAAPAPKPAAPAPKPAAPAPKPAPSTPTASTPAPSGAMFIQPAAGRFSQGWGPASGQFGYTFHNGVDIAGPVGTPIRASATGTVIRAGWGGAYGNHVMIAHVINGQVWTTVYAHLNSVSVSAGQRVTQGSNIGTLGNTGNSSGPHLHFEIHRGSYSYSSSSAGNTVNPRQFF; this is encoded by the coding sequence ATGTCCGCATTGATCAACTGGAAACGCACCGTCTCGACACTGACACTCAGCGCCTTGCTCCTCGGATCACACTCGGTGGCCGATGCCTCGACAATCAAAGAGAAACAAGAGCAGCAGAAAAAAGTTCAAGACCAACGCAAAAACGTAAAAGATAACCAAGCGAACACATCGTCAAAAATCCAAGAGAACAATCAAGAAATCTCGAAGGTACAAGAAGAAGTCAACAAAATGGACGCCCAGCTCCAAGATATCATCTATGATGTCGCCGCGAAGCGCCAAGAAATCAAGCGTACGGAGATGAAAATCGAAGACCTTGAGGCGGACATTAAAGCTTATCAAAAGAAAATGGAAGCTCAAGAAGCGATGATGCGCGAGCGGATGGCCACGATGCAAATCAACGGTGGCGGCTCGATCAACTGGGCAGAATTTATTTTCGGTTCGAAAAACTTCTCTGACTTGATCACACGCATGATCACGGCCGGAACGATTCAACGCAGCGACCAAGAGTTGTTCAACGACTACGAGGCGACACGTCAATCTCTTCAAGAGGCACAGGCCGCATTGAAAGAGCAACGGGCCTCACTTTTAGAACAGCAGAAAGCGCTCGAAGCGCGTCAAGCTGACCTCGAGAAGAAGATGAAAGAGCGCGAGGCGCGTATTAAAGAACTTGAAGAGAAAAACATCGAGTTCGAGACGCAAATCTTCGACCTTCAAGAAATCGAAGCGACATTGATCGCACAAGAAGAAGCGATTGCAGCAGAAATCGAAGCGCAGCGCCGTGAAGAAGAAGAAGCACGCCGTCGTGCCGAAGAAGCAGCCCGTCAAGAAGCGGCTCGTAAGGCAGAAGAAGCACGTCTTGCTGAAGAAGCGAAAGCTGAAGCAGCCCGTCAAGAAGCAGCCCGTCAAGAAGCGGCACGTCAGGAAGCCGCGCGAGCAGAAGCAGCCCGTCAAGCTGCAGCTCAGCAAAAGCAGAACAGTAATAATAGTACCCAGTCGTCAGCATCTTCAAACCAAACGACACAAAATTCGACGCCGGCACCAAAACCGGCTGCGCCAGCACCGAAGCCAGCTGCACCAGCTCCAAAACCAGCAGCTCCGGCACCGAAACCAGCGCCAAGCACGCCGACTGCGTCGACGCCAGCTCCATCTGGTGCGATGTTCATCCAGCCTGCAGCGGGACGTTTCTCTCAAGGATGGGGACCGGCAAGCGGTCAATTCGGCTACACGTTCCATAACGGAGTCGATATCGCTGGACCAGTTGGCACGCCAATCCGCGCGTCAGCGACAGGTACGGTTATCCGCGCAGGATGGGGTGGGGCTTACGGAAACCACGTCATGATCGCGCACGTCATCAACGGTCAAGTGTGGACGACGGTTTACGCCCACTTGAACTCGGTGTCAGTCAGCGCCGGACAGCGTGTGACGCAAGGTTCGAACATCGGGACACTTGGAAACACAGGGAACTCGTCAGGCCCGCACCTCCACTTTGAGATTCACAGAGGCAGCTACTCGTACTCGTCATCGAGCGCGGGGAACACGGTCAACCCACGTCAGTTCTTCTAA
- a CDS encoding amino acid permease: MTLETSKLKRELSTRQLTMISLGSAIGTGLFLGSGLAIQTAGPSVLVSYAVGAFIVLLLMGCLAEMTVAHPTSGSFGTIAERYVHPLAGFLVRYSYWVANVLAIGVEVSAIAIYMRYWFPDVNGFVWVALFGGLLIYINARHVHTFGTTEYWLSFIKVSAIFLFIILGSAALFGQPGSSIESITTGNEGFFAFGFYGMWVTIFISLFSFLGTELVAVTAGEAKDPDRAVPKALRATVFRLTFFYLVTIAIMLMLIPWQQAGIDQSPFVLVMQQFDVPGAAGILNFVILIAALSAMNAQLYASTRMMYSLAEAGDAPRVFKKVSQNGIPTYALFVSTGGIVLAALLQIFMETSYPFLMGISMFGAIFTWFMVFVSHLFFRKKWTGRKLPVRMIGYPVLPLLGAVLLLSLMITTWFTDFDILLKFGIPWLVGLTIVYFIRERFRKSDDQADDIEQAN, translated from the coding sequence TTGACATTGGAAACAAGCAAACTAAAACGTGAGCTGTCGACCCGGCAACTCACGATGATTTCGCTCGGGAGCGCCATCGGGACGGGCCTCTTTCTCGGAAGCGGTCTCGCCATCCAGACGGCGGGACCGAGCGTGCTCGTCAGCTACGCTGTCGGAGCGTTCATCGTCCTCTTACTCATGGGCTGTCTCGCTGAGATGACCGTGGCCCATCCGACTTCAGGTTCGTTCGGCACGATCGCCGAACGTTATGTGCATCCGCTTGCCGGCTTCTTAGTCCGTTATTCGTACTGGGTCGCCAACGTCCTCGCCATCGGGGTCGAGGTGAGTGCGATCGCCATCTATATGCGCTACTGGTTCCCGGATGTGAACGGGTTCGTCTGGGTCGCCTTGTTCGGCGGACTGCTCATCTATATTAACGCCCGACACGTCCACACGTTCGGCACGACCGAGTACTGGTTGTCATTTATCAAAGTAAGCGCCATTTTCTTGTTCATCATTCTCGGTTCGGCCGCGCTGTTCGGCCAACCTGGTTCCTCGATCGAGTCAATCACGACAGGGAACGAAGGCTTCTTCGCCTTCGGCTTTTACGGCATGTGGGTGACGATCTTCATCTCGCTCTTCAGCTTCCTCGGCACAGAGCTCGTCGCCGTCACCGCAGGCGAAGCGAAAGATCCGGACCGCGCCGTCCCGAAAGCGTTACGGGCGACCGTGTTCCGTTTGACGTTCTTTTATCTCGTCACGATCGCGATCATGCTCATGCTCATCCCATGGCAGCAGGCGGGGATCGACCAAAGCCCGTTCGTCCTCGTCATGCAACAGTTCGACGTGCCTGGCGCGGCCGGTATTTTGAACTTCGTCATCTTGATCGCCGCCCTTTCGGCGATGAATGCGCAGTTGTATGCCTCGACACGGATGATGTACTCACTCGCCGAGGCGGGTGACGCACCGCGTGTATTTAAAAAAGTTAGCCAGAACGGGATCCCGACGTACGCACTCTTCGTCTCGACGGGCGGGATCGTCCTCGCGGCACTCCTGCAGATCTTCATGGAGACGTCGTACCCGTTCCTCATGGGCATCTCGATGTTCGGCGCCATCTTCACATGGTTCATGGTGTTCGTCTCTCACTTGTTCTTCCGTAAGAAATGGACAGGACGCAAGCTCCCGGTCCGCATGATCGGGTACCCGGTCTTGCCGCTCCTCGGGGCCGTCTTGCTCCTTAGCTTGATGATCACGACATGGTTCACTGACTTCGATATTTTGCTCAAGTTCGGGATTCCGTGGTTAGTCGGATTGACGATCGTCTACTTCATCCGGGAACGCTTCCGGAAATCGGATGACCAAGCCGATGACATCGAACAGGCGAACTAA
- the trpD gene encoding anthranilate phosphoribosyltransferase encodes MLTRLLTNRLTAAEMKRAAAELFEADGNQIKEVLLTLKKRGETAEEMAGLADYIREAATFPETTIPVLDVCGTGGDGANTFNISSTVAFVLAGLGIPVAKHGNRSVSSRSGSADVLEALNVPIVRTAEDVLADLKRSNLSFLFAQHVHPIMKHVMPARKELATATIFNQIGPLTNPLKPRRQLIGVYHPSLLEKMAAAMRYLGVERGMVVHGAGGLDEASLAGANEVLFFAGEQTARYKVDPRDVGLMRAPLSALRGGTPEENAQTLVAVLNGQPGPARDVVLLNAALALCTYGTVKTLREGVAEAARSIDEGYAVRVLTQLQQTEVGI; translated from the coding sequence ATGTTAACACGACTACTGACGAATCGATTGACGGCAGCGGAAATGAAACGAGCGGCGGCAGAGTTATTCGAGGCCGATGGGAACCAAATCAAAGAAGTGCTCCTCACGTTGAAAAAACGCGGAGAGACGGCCGAAGAGATGGCTGGCCTTGCCGATTACATCCGCGAGGCGGCAACGTTCCCCGAGACGACGATCCCGGTCCTCGATGTGTGCGGTACAGGCGGCGACGGGGCCAACACGTTCAACATCAGCTCGACCGTCGCGTTCGTCCTCGCCGGGCTCGGCATCCCGGTCGCGAAGCACGGCAATCGGAGCGTATCGAGTCGCTCAGGCAGTGCCGACGTGCTTGAGGCGTTGAACGTGCCGATCGTCCGGACGGCAGAAGACGTGTTAGCCGACCTGAAACGATCGAACTTGAGTTTCTTGTTCGCCCAACATGTCCACCCGATCATGAAGCACGTCATGCCGGCTCGAAAAGAGCTCGCGACCGCGACAATCTTTAATCAGATCGGCCCGCTCACGAACCCGCTCAAGCCGAGGCGGCAATTGATCGGGGTATATCATCCATCACTCCTTGAGAAGATGGCGGCGGCGATGAGATATCTCGGTGTGGAACGCGGGATGGTCGTCCACGGCGCTGGCGGACTTGATGAGGCAAGTTTGGCCGGAGCGAACGAGGTGCTCTTCTTTGCCGGGGAACAGACGGCAAGGTACAAGGTCGACCCGCGAGACGTCGGGTTGATGCGGGCACCGCTCTCTGCGTTACGAGGCGGGACACCAGAAGAAAATGCACAGACGCTCGTCGCCGTGTTGAACGGTCAGCCCGGCCCGGCCCGTGACGTCGTCTTGTTGAATGCGGCGCTCGCCTTGTGCACGTACGGGACGGTGAAGACGCTCCGCGAGGGGGTCGCCGAGGCGGCGCGCAGCATCGATGAAGGATATGCGGTCCGGGTCTTGACCCAACTACAACAAACGGAGGTCGGAATATGA
- the trpC gene encoding indole-3-glycerol phosphate synthase TrpC, with product MSYLMKIIGTKIEEVNEMEDIVVTATEPISLQRLVADGFHVIAEIKRASPSKGLIREQVDVAERARAYERAGATMISVLTDETYFKGSFEDLRLVADAVDIPVLCKDFIIDERQLDRAQAAGARAALLIVAALHPSRLHALKQYARHIGLDVLVEVHDESELQTALELGDVLIGINNRNLKTFEVTLDTSIELMQRYPDVAFVSESGVENSEAAGRLQAAGARAILVGEALMREDDPTSLIEELKACSLKYAE from the coding sequence ATGAGCTACTTGATGAAAATCATCGGCACGAAAATCGAAGAGGTCAACGAAATGGAAGACATCGTCGTCACGGCGACAGAACCGATTTCCTTGCAGCGGCTCGTCGCGGATGGGTTCCATGTCATCGCCGAAATCAAACGGGCCTCGCCTTCGAAAGGATTGATTCGAGAACAAGTCGATGTCGCGGAACGGGCCCGTGCGTATGAGCGGGCCGGAGCGACGATGATCTCCGTGCTCACGGACGAGACGTACTTCAAAGGGTCGTTCGAAGACTTGCGCCTCGTCGCCGACGCGGTCGATATCCCGGTGCTGTGCAAAGATTTCATCATCGACGAACGCCAGCTCGATCGGGCGCAAGCGGCCGGGGCGAGAGCGGCACTGTTGATTGTCGCGGCGCTCCACCCGAGCCGTCTCCATGCTTTGAAGCAGTACGCACGGCACATCGGTCTCGACGTCCTCGTCGAGGTGCATGATGAATCGGAACTCCAGACCGCGCTCGAACTCGGCGACGTGTTGATCGGCATCAACAATCGCAACTTGAAGACGTTCGAGGTCACGCTCGATACATCGATTGAATTGATGCAACGCTATCCGGACGTCGCGTTCGTCAGCGAAAGCGGTGTTGAGAACAGTGAGGCGGCCGGCCGGCTCCAAGCGGCCGGTGCGCGCGCGATTCTCGTCGGTGAGGCGCTCATGCGTGAAGATGACCCGACGTCACTCATCGAGGAGTTGAAAGCATGTTCGTTAAAATATGCGGAGTGA
- a CDS encoding phosphoribosylanthranilate isomerase, translating to MKTEGAVRAAVEAGADAIGFVFADSSRRIDVKTAKRLRRHIPESVRVVGVFLDPTLEEVETALTSGMTDIQLHRRTLPLEAFRRFGLPIIEAGRETEAEIVLLDAPVPGSGETLDWETLGRPSRPFWLAGGLDPDNVATAIQIVRPDGVDVSSGVETNGEKDLEKIRAFIRRAKEEFTCTTNQ from the coding sequence GTGAAGACTGAAGGTGCCGTCCGTGCCGCGGTCGAGGCGGGGGCTGATGCGATTGGGTTCGTCTTCGCCGACAGTTCCCGACGCATCGATGTGAAGACGGCGAAGCGGTTACGGCGGCACATCCCGGAATCGGTGCGCGTCGTCGGCGTGTTCCTCGACCCGACGCTTGAAGAGGTCGAGACGGCACTCACGAGCGGAATGACCGATATTCAACTGCATCGGCGCACGTTGCCGCTCGAAGCGTTCCGACGTTTCGGGTTACCGATTATCGAAGCGGGTCGTGAGACGGAAGCGGAAATCGTGTTGTTGGATGCACCCGTCCCGGGGAGCGGGGAAACGCTCGACTGGGAGACGTTAGGACGCCCGAGTCGGCCGTTTTGGCTCGCCGGAGGGCTTGACCCAGATAACGTCGCCACGGCGATTCAAATCGTAAGACCAGATGGGGTCGACGTCTCGAGTGGTGTTGAGACGAATGGAGAGAAAGATCTTGAGAAGATTCGCGCGTTCATCAGGCGTGCCAAGGAGGAGTTTACATGTACAACCAACCAGTGA
- the trpB gene encoding tryptophan synthase subunit beta has protein sequence MYNQPVNGKFGPYGGKYIPETLMQAVEELEVAYEEARQDPAFHEKFDELLSEYVGRETPLYYAENMSRRLGTNVYLKREDLNHTGAHKINNTIGQALLAKRMGKQKIVAETGAGQHGVATATVCALLNLECTIFMGEVDVERQQLNVFRMELLGATVVPVKSGSRTLKDAVNEALRYWVKHVDDTHYVMGSVLGPHPFPAMVRDFQSVIGIETRRQVLDKTGRLPDAVIACVGGGSNAMGMFYPFLNDEAVALYGVEAAGSGIDTPEHAATLTKGEVGVLHGSLMYVLQDAAGQIQEAHSISAGLDYPGVGPEHSFLKDIERVRYAAVTDDEALAACMSLSRNEGIIPALESSHALAYAETLAETMTEDEILVICLSGRGDKDVHTIRERVTG, from the coding sequence ATGTACAACCAACCAGTGAACGGGAAGTTTGGCCCGTATGGCGGAAAATATATACCGGAGACGCTCATGCAGGCGGTCGAAGAATTAGAGGTCGCTTATGAGGAGGCGCGGCAAGACCCGGCGTTCCATGAGAAGTTCGACGAGCTTCTAAGCGAATATGTCGGTCGTGAGACACCGCTCTACTACGCGGAGAACATGAGCCGCCGCCTCGGGACGAACGTCTACTTGAAACGGGAAGATTTGAACCATACCGGGGCCCATAAAATCAACAACACGATCGGCCAAGCGTTGCTCGCCAAACGGATGGGCAAACAGAAGATCGTCGCCGAGACCGGGGCGGGACAACACGGTGTCGCGACCGCGACGGTGTGCGCGCTACTTAACCTCGAATGTACAATCTTCATGGGCGAGGTCGACGTCGAGCGTCAACAGTTGAACGTGTTCCGGATGGAGCTGCTCGGCGCGACGGTCGTGCCGGTCAAATCGGGGAGCCGGACGTTGAAGGATGCGGTGAACGAAGCGCTCCGTTACTGGGTCAAACACGTCGACGATACGCACTACGTCATGGGCTCCGTGCTCGGACCACACCCGTTCCCGGCGATGGTACGGGATTTCCAAAGCGTGATTGGCATCGAGACCCGTCGTCAAGTGCTCGACAAGACCGGTCGCTTGCCGGACGCGGTCATCGCTTGTGTCGGCGGCGGCAGCAACGCGATGGGGATGTTTTATCCGTTTTTGAACGACGAGGCGGTCGCTTTATACGGCGTCGAAGCGGCAGGGAGCGGGATTGATACGCCGGAGCATGCGGCGACGCTCACGAAAGGTGAGGTCGGCGTGCTCCACGGGTCGCTCATGTATGTGCTTCAGGACGCGGCCGGGCAGATTCAAGAAGCGCACTCGATTTCAGCCGGGCTCGATTATCCTGGCGTCGGTCCGGAGCATAGTTTCTTGAAAGATATCGAGCGGGTCCGCTACGCCGCCGTCACGGATGATGAGGCGCTCGCGGCTTGCATGTCGCTCAGTCGGAATGAAGGCATCATTCCAGCGCTCGAGTCATCGCATGCACTCGCCTATGCCGAGACGCTTGCTGAAACGATGACGGAGGATGAGATTCTCGTCATCTGCTTATCGGGACGAGGAGACAAAGACGTACACACGATTCGAGAAAGGGTGACAGGATGA
- the trpA gene encoding tryptophan synthase subunit alpha, translating to MRLDEAIRERSEGTAFVPYIMAGDGGLDNLIPTIERLEAMGATAIELGIPFSDPVADGPVIEAAGMRALAEGVTLAQVLDRLIEGTRRFSVPIVLMTYLNPVFRFGVQPFFERAAACGVSGVIIPDLPFEESLELFAETDRHGVAVIPLVTLTSSAQRVETILNQTEGFVYAVTLKGTTGKADVFPDELLGHLQALTARSPVPVLAGFGVHLAEQVRVLGEACDGVVVGSFIVEALHEGRDEEVAALIRAAKTVDTKR from the coding sequence ATGCGCTTAGATGAAGCGATTCGGGAGCGGAGTGAAGGGACGGCGTTCGTCCCGTATATCATGGCAGGAGACGGCGGACTCGACAACTTGATTCCGACGATTGAACGGCTTGAAGCGATGGGGGCGACAGCGATTGAACTCGGCATCCCGTTCTCGGATCCGGTAGCGGACGGACCAGTCATCGAGGCGGCCGGTATGCGCGCCCTCGCCGAAGGCGTGACGCTCGCACAAGTGCTCGACCGTTTAATAGAAGGAACTAGACGTTTTTCAGTCCCGATTGTCCTCATGACCTACTTGAATCCGGTGTTTCGCTTCGGAGTGCAACCGTTCTTTGAAAGAGCGGCAGCATGTGGAGTGAGCGGGGTGATCATCCCGGATTTACCATTTGAAGAAAGTCTCGAACTGTTCGCCGAGACGGATCGCCACGGCGTTGCCGTCATCCCGCTCGTCACATTAACGAGTAGCGCGCAGCGGGTCGAGACGATATTGAATCAGACCGAGGGATTCGTCTACGCGGTCACGTTGAAAGGAACGACTGGGAAGGCGGATGTGTTTCCAGACGAGTTGCTCGGACATTTACAGGCGCTCACGGCTCGTTCGCCGGTGCCCGTGCTTGCCGGATTCGGCGTTCATCTGGCCGAACAAGTCCGAGTACTCGGCGAGGCGTGTGATGGCGTCGTTGTCGGCAGTTTTATCGTCGAGGCGCTCCACGAAGGACGAGACGAGGAAGTGGCAGCTTTGATTCGAGCGGCGAAGACAGTGGACACAAAAAGGTAA
- a CDS encoding Hsp20/alpha crystallin family protein: MFDLPPFRKNELDRLRKDLFGDMFERMNQLFDPKEGATSFLDSFKLDVKDQESQYVIEAEMPGIQKENIHVRYDKDHLVLSVDQREEKEEDKDYVYRERRVTSMQRSLYLPNVKEDGIKAKLADGVLHLTIPKADDGSTTRTIEIEG; the protein is encoded by the coding sequence ATGTTCGACTTGCCCCCATTTCGAAAGAATGAACTCGATCGGCTCCGCAAAGACTTGTTCGGCGATATGTTTGAACGGATGAATCAATTGTTCGACCCAAAAGAAGGGGCGACCTCGTTCCTCGACTCGTTCAAACTCGACGTCAAAGACCAAGAAAGCCAATACGTCATCGAAGCTGAGATGCCGGGCATTCAAAAAGAGAATATCCACGTCCGTTATGACAAAGACCACCTCGTCCTCTCGGTCGATCAACGCGAAGAAAAAGAAGAAGACAAAGATTATGTGTACCGAGAGCGCCGTGTCACCTCAATGCAACGTTCACTCTATCTGCCGAACGTGAAAGAGGACGGCATCAAAGCGAAGCTCGCGGACGGGGTGCTGCATTTGACGATTCCAAAAGCTGATGACGGGTCGACGACACGTACGATTGAAATTGAAGGGTAA